The window GAGACGATCCGGTTCGACTCCGACGGCGTGCCGGAGACGCCGGCACGGGCGGTCGAACACGAGCCGGCCGAGGAGTACGAGATCCAGGGGCTCCTGTTCGACTCCGGCGTCCGGCCGTCGCCGTTGATCGTCAACCCCCACGGTGGCCCGCGGGCACGCGACCTACGGCGGTTCAGCTACCGGACGCAGTTCCTGCTGTCGCGTGGCTTCTCCGTGCTCCAGGTGAACTACCGCGGCTCCACCGGCCGTGGCCGCGAGTTCGTCCGGTCGTTGTACGACGACTGGGGCGGCGCAGAGCAGGGCGACGTCGCGATTGGCGTCGAGCACGTCCTCTCGGAGTACGACTGGATCGACGACGACCGGATCGTCGTCTACGGCGGCTCCTACGGCGGGTTCTCCACCAACTGGCAGGTCGTCCAGTACCCCGACCTGTACGACGCCGCCGTCACATCCGTCGGCCTCTCGGACTTGGTCGACATGTACGAGAACACGATGCCGCACTTCCGGACGGAGCTGATGGTCAAGAACCTCGGCACGCCCGACGAGAACCCGACGCTGTACGAGGAACGCAGTCCCGTCGAGCACGTCGAGAACCTCGACTGTCCGCTCCTGATCGTCCACGGCGTCAACGACCCGCGCGTACCGGTGTCGCAGGCCCGTATCCTCCGTGACGCGCTGGAGGAGTCCGGCTTCGAGGCCGGCTCGGACGGCGACTTCGAGTACGAGGAGCTGGGCGAGGAGGGCCACGGGTCCTCGGACATCGACCAGAAGATTCGCTCGCTGGAGCTGTTGGACGACTTCCTCGACCGTCGGATCGGCACCGAGGAGGCGCCCGTCGCGTCGCTCGACGACTAGCCCGCCCGTCGGGCCCCTGCGACAGGTTCAGGCGGCTTCGGGCCCGACAGACGTTCGTGCTCCGACGCTTCGACTGCCGTAACTGTGGGACGGTGTACGCCGCCGTCGACCCACCGAGCGCGTGCGACGACTGTGGCGGTCGTCGGTTCGTCGAACTCGACGGCGACGACGGCGCCGCAGGATTCTTCGCCGGCGCCCTCCGGTGAGTCGCCTCCGAATCCCTGCTACTCTCCGGTGAGTCGCCCCGGGCCACAGGCTTACACCCCTGCCTGTCGTTGCCCGTGGTGTGACCGACGGCGAACCGTACGATCCTGCGTACGCAGATCACCCCTCCGACGAGTACCCGCCGGACTGGCCGGCGCGGCGCAAGCGCGTCTTCGAGCGCGACGCCAACGGCTGTCAGTCCTGCGGCGTCAGGAGCACTCGTGTCGACGACGTGCGTCTGGAGGTGGACCACGTCGTCCCGAAGGCGGACGGCGGGAGCCACGCGCTCGACAACCTCCAGGCGCTGTGTCCGAGCTGTCACGCAGAGAAACACCCGAACAACGAGACCGTCGCCGGCCGTGCCAGAGAGTACGAGCGTCGCAACGCTCGCCCGTTCTGGCTGCGACTCCTCCGGCTGGCGCTCGTCGTCCCCGTGTTGTTGTCGCTGGCCGGCGGCACGGAGCGTGACGCTCGGGGCCGACGGCTCCAGCCGTTGGACCTGGCAGGCGCGCTCGCCCAGCCGGACGGCACCGGCGTCACCGTCGACGTGACGGTCGCGGAGCTGTGGTCGAGCGACGACGACAACGTCGCCCAACTGGGCCGGTTCCGAGGCGGAGACGACGACCGCTGCCGGTTCGTGGTCTGGGCCGGCGGCGATCACCCTCGACTGTCCGAGGGGGAGTCCGTCCGACTCGTCGGCGCGGAGACGGCGACGTACGACGGCGAACCGCAGTTGGTCGTCGACCGGTGGACGGCGATCCGTCGTCGGTGACGGTTCCGTCACGGGCGTCGACACCCGACCACCGGACTTTTGCCGCGACCGCCGGAATCGAGCGACCGGAATGGTCCCCACGAGACGCCGCCTCCTCGGCGTCGTCGGCCTCCTGGCCGTCGGCGCCGGCTGCGGAAGCACCGACACGGAGACGGCGACGGTCGGCGAGGACGACACACCCGCCGGCCCCGACGCCGGGCAGCTCACCGACCCCCCGACACTGGTCGTCCGCGGTGAACCGGACGACGACCGCCCGCCGATCACGCTCTCGGAGGGCGGCGAGCCCGCCGAGTTCGACCGACGCCGCGGGACTGTCGACTCGGAGGTGGTCGCCGACCGGGAGACGGCCGCGACCGTCGCCACGACCGCCGCGGCCGACGACGACGCCGTCCGCTCGTTTCTCGACGCCACCGACTTCGACAGCGAGTCCGTGTACGTCCAGACGCTGCAGGTGTTGGCCTGTTACGACGTGACGCTGTGTTCCATCGGCTGGAGCACCGGCAGCGTGAACACGGAGTACGGCCGTCGGCTGAAGCCGTACACGGAGGCGTGCCCGGCCGACACCCGGGTGTTCGAGACGCGGCTGATCCGCCTGCCGGGTCGCATCGGCAGGGTGAGCAGCCTGTCCACGTCGCTGAGCGGCGGGAGCTGTCGGGGGTCGCGGCGTGACGGCGACGGCGAGCGTGACGCCACCGATGAAGAGCGTGACGCCACCGACGGTGAGAGTGACAGTGACACGGACACCGCGACGACGGCCGAATCCACGACGGAGGGAGCGTGACCCGACGAACGTACACCCGTCGCGGGGTGGCGGCGACGCTCGCGGCGACGGCGCTGGCGGGCTGTAGCGGCGGCGACGACCTCCGGCTCCCCTGGCAGGAACGCCGGCTGGACGCCGCCGACATCCGGGTCGACGACCCGGCGACGGACGACGACGGCGACCCACGGCCACCCGTGGTCGAGACGTACCCGGTCACCGTCGCGCCGGCGCAGTTCCGGGGTCACCGCGACCGGACGCTCGCGCTGTTGGGACGGCTCCCGACACCGGTGCCGGCGGAGACGGTCCCGAACGGTGCCGTTCGGGCGGCGGTGGCCGACGGCGCCGTCGACGCCGGCGAGGCGTTGGGGGACGCACAGACCGCCCGCTCGGAGCGGATCGCACTGGATCGACTCCGGTACGCCCGCAGACGGGCGGCGTACGCCGCCGCGGGCTGGCGGTTCGCCGACGGTTCCCTGACGCTCGCGGCCGTCCGAGAGCGGCTGGCGGCGGTCCGGACCGACGCCCGAGACGCCGCCGCCGAGCACACGTACGTCGCGAGCGACCCCGTGACGGCTGTCGCCTGTCACGCGGCCGTCGAGTGGGGGTTCGAGGCCGCGACCGACCCCGACGAGCCACACACCGAGTCGGAGCTCCTCCGGGTCGCCGAGCACGCCGCCGCGGCCGAAGCGGCCCGCGCCAGACTGTCGGACGTCCGCCACCTCGCCGCCCGTGCCGCCGCCGGCGGCGACACGGACTACCACGACCGAATCCGGTCGGTCGCACGGGAACTGTTCGACCGCGTTCGGCGTGAACGTGAGTCCGTCCCGCCGGCGCCGACGGGCGACGACCGGCGGCTCGCCCGGCGGGCGCTGGACGAACTCGACTACGCCGCCCGGAGAGAGCAGGTCGGTCTCGACGAGTCTCCCGGTCCGGCCTCGGCCGTCGTGGACGCCACCCGTTCGTTGTCGGCGCTGTCGGCGCTGTCCTGGCTCCACACCCAGGTCGACCAGGGTGACCTGGATCGGGTCGACTCCGCCGAGTGGGCGGTCGAGGTGCGGAACGACGCCGCCGCAGTCCTGACGACGGCCGTCGAGACGACCGAGGTCCCGGCGCTGGCGCGACCGATCCTCGTCGACGCCGGTCACCGACTCGCCGACGCCGACGCGGGACTGGAGCAGCTCGACGACTACGGCGAGATCGACCCCCGACGGCTCCACCGCCCGGTCGCAGCCAGCGTCGCCGCGTCGGGGCTCGCCGCGGCCGCGCTGGAGGTGTGTCCGCGGGTCGCCGCCCGACTCCGCGACACGGGCGAGACCTAATACTGCCTTATACGGCCTTCGAGAAAGAGAACAACCTCGAAGGTCAGTTTAAGACGCTTCGGCGCCAGCGTACGCGTATGAACGGAGACACCGAGGAGACGGCGACGCACGGACCGTCGACCGGGGTCGACGGACGCGAGCCCCCCGCAGGAACGAGTGTCGACCTCCCCCACACCGCGACGGACCGCACCGACCGCGAGGTCGTCTACCGAGTCTACGAGCCGAGCGACCGCGCGGCCGTCCGTGCGCTGCACGACAGCTTCCAGGCGGCCGACCGCTCACAGGGTGTCCCGCCGGCCGACGACGACGCCCTAGACGAGTGGCTGTCGTCCGTGCTGTCGGGGCCGTCCGTCGTCGCCTGGCACGACGGGACGGCCGTCGGACACCTCGCGCTCGTGCCGGACCGCTCGGGCGAACACGAGCTCGGCCTGTTCGTCGCCGCCGACTACCGCGAGGCCGGGGTCGGGACGGAGCTCCTCCGCAGCGGCCTGGCTCACGCCCGCGAGACGGCCGTCTCGTCGATCTGGCTGTCCGTCGCCCGGACGAACGAGGACGCCAGACGACTGTTCCGCCGGGCCGGCTTCGTCGAGACGACGGAGACGGCGTTCACCGTGTACGCGGCGCGCGCGGTCAGGGAGTGACGGAGGGGTGGTGAAGCAGGTCAGTCGTCGACGAGCGCGTCCGTCTCGCGCAGTATCTCGACGAGTTCGTCGTTGAGTCCCTCCTGCTTCTCTTCGTACCACAACGAGAGACCGCCCGTGACGACGAGAGACACTACTCCTGCCGCGGCCCCGACGGTGAGAAGCTTGGCACCAGCGTTGGCCAACTGCCAGGCAACCACACTCCCGACCGCGAGCAAGGGGAGGAGACCACTGGCGTAGTACGACCAGCGCGCGCGCCGCTGATAGGTGGTGTGCTCGCTCGGAATCTCGTCGAGCCGTCGCCGCCGCTGCATCGGATCCCGAAGTTCGTCGGTGAGCCGCTCTAACAGCTCTCCCTCGCCGCCTACGTCGGTGTCGAAGTCGTACTCGTCGGAGTCGATCACGTCTTTCAGGGAGATCTCCGTCGTGTTGTGTTCGTCGAGTGCCTCTGCCAGGATCGAACCCGGATCGCCAGACGTCACCGACTCACTGCGTCCGCCGTCGGTCTGTCCGTGTTCGTCGTCGAGCCGCTCTTCTAGTCGGTCTACCTCGAACTCCACGACTGTCGTCACAACTCCCTCTAACGGGTCGAGCGCCTCGTGTTCGAGACGCTCCCGTGCGACGCCGATGCTCCCGCTGTACTCTTCGTCGAGATACTCGCGTTCGCTGGCGTACGTACGACCGCCTCCGTACACGATCCCGACGATCACAGAGACTCCCCCGACGACGACCGACAGCTCCACCATCGAGTGTTATCGCCGAACGAGGTTGCCCTCGAACATACTGCTGTCCTTCCGATAGGCGTAGGTGACGAGGTCGCCAGTGTCGCCGAGCGCGACCTGCCGTTTCACACGGTAGAGTTCGTTCCGTTCCTGATCGGAGAGGGAGTCGACTTGATCTTCTGCCCAGTCTCTCCCCTCCTCCGTCAGCGCGTACTCGTACTCGTCGATTTGGCCGTCGGACTCCGGGAGCGAGTTGCGAGTGAGGTACTCCCCGCGGAGATCGGAGACGACACTCTCCAGCTCGCCGTCGGTCGGCCCGAGTTCCGACGACTCGAAGGTGAACGGGAGTCGGGTGTCGAGGAACTCGTCGAAGTTCCGCTGGAGGACGAACAACGACATCGACAGCGTCGGGAGACCGGAAACCGGAGCGTGATCGCCGTCCGTGTCGGTCGCGTACAAGAGGAGTAACAGCCAGTCGCGTCGGGACTGTGGCCCGGTTTGCTCCTGGGTCACGCCGCCGTCGGAGATCCACCCGTCGTCGGGCGCGGCCTCGGCCGAGTCAGACACGAGGCTGCCGGTCACCTCCTCGTTTTGCTCCGTACGAAACCCGAGCAGGCTCCTCACGGACATCTGCGGCCCTCCATCTCGTGTCCCGCCGACGCCGTTGTTCCTTTAACTTTCATTCTGAACCACCGCGTCCACACAGCCAAATGACGCCCGACCCCATATAATTGTGAGGGATTCGGAACGTACGCATCGCGTCGGCGACAGCGCCGGCGTGAGATACTTACGATACCGAGGGAGTAGGCCGAACGTGAACTGTCGTCTAACTGACGAAGGGGTCGCCGCGGGCGACGGGGGGAGCGCGGTCAGGGTGCGTGCGCCGGGGTGGGAGGGCGGGTCGGTGTCCCCTCGTCCGGTGTCGACCGACGACTACGACGTGTTGCGGCTGTCGCCGGAGTCGCTGCGGTTCCCGCTGGCGACGATCGCGGTGTTGGACGAGACCGGACGACGGATCGGCACGCACGACAGCAGCACGGCCGCGTCGGACTACGAGTCGCCGATCCGACTCCGGGTCGACGCACAGACACCGCTCCGTTGCTGGGTGGACACACCGGCCGCGGCTGTCACAGTCGAGACCGACGGCGAGGAGATCGAAGTCGACGCTCTCGGACGACTCCACTGTTGGATCGGTGCCCTGAGCGGGACGACCCGACCGACCGTGCGAGTTCCCGAGTCGATACGTGGCTTCGCCGAGGCGTTGTCCGTGGTTCACGGTGGCACCGAGCGAAGCCCGCTGCGAACCTCGCCGCGGGAGGACACGACTCCTGCGCCGGTCGAGTGGACGGACCACCGACAGATACCCGAGCAACTGTCGCCCGACCGCCGACCGGGGGTCGTCTTCCGCCTCCCGGCCGACCTCGCGGAGATGGCTGTGGCGGCACCACTCGTCTACTACCTCCGTGGCGCCGTCAGCGTCGGACCGATGACGACAGCACCGACACTGCAACTGAACGGTGAGGAGTTCGACGTCGGTCGGAACGGGGAGTACACGCCACAGCAACTGCTACAGTACGTCTTCTGGCTCGACAGGCTCGTGCGGTGTGGCCACAGGGAGGGGCGAGAGGTAGCTCGTTTCGGTCTGCTCGACAGTTACGGGCTCGATCCGGAGCGACTCCTAGAGGAGTCGCCCGCGAGCCGACTCCGTCGGTACCTCGACGTCGTCGAGCCGGCGACCGTCCTCGACGAGTTCCCGGAGTGGCACTTCGCCGTCTCCGTCGCGCCGAGCCTGGAGAACGTCCGGTCGCTCCTCCCGTTGCTAGACCGGTGGCCGGTCGTCACCGTCGCCGAACACGACGGTGAGACGGAAGACGTGCCGATGGCCCACGACGACGAGCCCATGACGTCGTCGATCACTCATGTGACACCGGCGTCCGTGTCCGGGCGGACACACGGCTGGCTGGCTCCGAACGTCCCCACCGAGGGGTTCGTCCTGCTCCCGGACACCGTGGAACCTGGTCACAGTGTCGTTCCGTCGGGCGGCAGCGACGAAGGTGAACGACTGGAGATCGTGGTTGCCTCCCACTTCGAGGAAGACGACGGCGAGTTCGTCGACACGACTGCCGAGCTAGAGGCGGCGACCTCCGCCTTCGAGGGACGGGACGGGAGCTTCGAGATCACGGTCGACCGCCTCGTCTCGCCGACGGTCGACGAGTTGGCGTCGACGTTCGAGTCGTCCCCGGATCTGGTTCACTTCATCGGGCACGCGGACGCCGACGCCGGACTGTCCTGTGTCGACGGCGGTTTCTTGCCGGAGACCCTGTCGGGAACGGAGACGACCGCGTTCTTCCTCGACGCCTGCGAGACGCACCCCATCGGGCGCAGCCTGATCGAGGCTGGGGCGACCGCCGGCGTCGTCACCCGAGACATCATCTACTCGCTGGACAGTCGTGAGGTCGGCCGCGACTGGGCCAGGCTCGTCGCTCGGGGGTGGCCCGTCGCGTCCGCACTCGAGCGGGCACAGGCGCCTCGTGACAGCGACGAGTACGTCGCGATCGGGGACGGCACGAGGGTGATCGCGCTGAGCGACGCGAAGCTCCCGCCGACGGTGACTGTCGAGAGCCCGACCGACGGTCGCTACCGGGTCGAGATCGTCCACGACCAACCGATCCTGCCCGGCGCTGCGATGAGCGGTGACCTGAACGACGGCTGCCGAGTCCCCGGCGACGGGAGCGTTCACGAACTCGACCGCAGAGAACTCCACGAGCTACTGGATCAGCTAGACAGTCCCGTCACCGTCGACGGGAGTCTCAGGTGGCCGAACGACCAGTCCTGGGTGTAGTTACGACGACCCGCCCGAGTCGGGTCCGAGGTCCGCGTCCCCGTACTCCGCGGGAGACGCCACGAGGTCACCGGACTCGGCGACTGCTCCCTGTGTCGCCAGCAGAACCAGGACGACCAACGAGACGACGAGCCGCGGTCGACGTGCGAGTGCCGAAGCCACTGTGAACAGGCTGTTGCGTGCCATACACGCATCGGGCTCCGAACCTACATAGTATTTACCGTATCGGAAGTAGTTCTAATAGCCGTCACAGTTCTTCTACTCGATCTCGGGTCGGACACTCGGTCTGTGACGAGAGACGGTCGGATCTCTGCCGGACCGGCGACCGTCGCTTCGTCCGTGGAGAGCCGGACCCTCGACAGCCCTCACAACAGCTCGTGGCACTCACACTCCCCGGAAGGGGACTGCGAGACTGCGACGTGAACCGTCGCGTCGTCTGGCACCCGGTCGCACTTCACGTGGTGGATCGTACCGTCTCTCGCCTGCGCGTACATTCTTAGCCGTAGTTGTGTCTGTGGCGTAAACAACTTTATGGTCCACACGAGGAAGTGAACACAGCGGGCCGGCGGGGCGATCGGCCGACCGACGGGTCGACACCGTCCGAGGCGGCACGGTCCGGAGCCGACGGGGTGTGGCTACACTCGACAGACCAGGTGTTCACGCAGCGCCCGCTGTGCTTCTGCACACGTCTCGTCCAGTCGTCCGACCGTGACCAAGACGGGGTGCGTGTCGTCACTCCCGTCACCGTCGTAGAGGTACGCGACGAGGTCGGCGTGTCTGATCCCGACGGTGCCGTTCTCGCCGGTCGTCTCGTCTAAGAACCTCTGTCGCTCGGCGACGGTCTCGTCCAGTCGGTCGCGGAACGCCGAGAGCGTCCGGTGCCAGCGCGCCAACTCGTCGAACGACAGCTCCGACAG of the Halobaculum sp. MBLA0143 genome contains:
- a CDS encoding N-acetyltransferase family protein encodes the protein MNGDTEETATHGPSTGVDGREPPAGTSVDLPHTATDRTDREVVYRVYEPSDRAAVRALHDSFQAADRSQGVPPADDDALDEWLSSVLSGPSVVAWHDGTAVGHLALVPDRSGEHELGLFVAADYREAGVGTELLRSGLAHARETAVSSIWLSVARTNEDARRLFRRAGFVETTETAFTVYAARAVRE
- a CDS encoding HNH endonuclease; translation: MTDGEPYDPAYADHPSDEYPPDWPARRKRVFERDANGCQSCGVRSTRVDDVRLEVDHVVPKADGGSHALDNLQALCPSCHAEKHPNNETVAGRAREYERRNARPFWLRLLRLALVVPVLLSLAGGTERDARGRRLQPLDLAGALAQPDGTGVTVDVTVAELWSSDDDNVAQLGRFRGGDDDRCRFVVWAGGDHPRLSEGESVRLVGAETATYDGEPQLVVDRWTAIRRR